One window of the Chryseobacterium camelliae genome contains the following:
- a CDS encoding GPW/gp25 family protein, whose amino-acid sequence MDTPNYRMPFVPSTLMTEGGSIDTCDMGESIAHNIMLLITTKKGENRYDENYGNDVWNLEFDNGVTSATWESIFVKSLKRQIQEYEPRIVQPQIDAHIQFVEHNYDTKEHTEIKKKVKIAINAKMESSGERFTFSTELFLSPMSID is encoded by the coding sequence ATGGACACACCCAATTACAGAATGCCTTTTGTACCGTCTACCCTGATGACGGAAGGCGGCAGCATAGATACCTGCGACATGGGCGAAAGCATTGCCCATAACATTATGCTGCTCATCACTACCAAGAAGGGGGAGAACAGGTATGATGAAAATTACGGCAATGATGTATGGAACCTCGAGTTTGATAACGGAGTGACCAGTGCGACCTGGGAAAGCATCTTTGTGAAAAGCCTTAAACGGCAGATCCAGGAATATGAACCCCGGATCGTTCAGCCCCAGATTGATGCCCATATCCAGTTTGTAGAGCATAACTACGATACCAAAGAGCATACGGAGATCAAGAAGAAAGTGAAAATTGCGATCAATGCCAAAATGGAGTCCAGTGGCGAACGCTTTACTTTTTCCACCGAGCTGTTCCTGAGCCCGATGTCCATCGATTAA